A region from the Misgurnus anguillicaudatus chromosome 7, ASM2758022v2, whole genome shotgun sequence genome encodes:
- the ros1 gene encoding proto-oncogene tyrosine-protein kinase ROS isoform X8: MVKICRKRNETIGLETLFGLFCLLIYLKASLCDKCLLDASVQLMTPKSDYGEFKNDTCQKDLCKITAPYASWIGSHSITLTWKAQNQSDVVYIPQWTSPILSGVWAQAENVTESTYTVEQLEPFTCYKFRVWAVKAEEYIRSPESPWYQTEPFGLPSSPFIDSVESLSGESVDVHWSPPEKPGGHILGFNLNLTTNKHVISLATSGNVFFTTFYPTSHNTTYRISIAAVNREGQGSVAEASITTPERAEQDGGRWVFASRWNTLRKREKDADFFTTAECLSEGLIESNITGVAMHYSSNKVYFSEGTHIWVKGAENLTDHSDLKLLHSAHLKVTALTIDWLYQRIYYVSSGRVYYCGLDDCSVPVSVNLTLFSDLLNIIADPYNGFLFLLMPNGIFRTPLHGQQDELTQIVNTSTNAFYDLVVSFPNKRLVFHDRKDQILKAVSLDGLHAVTLYTSVTFGATSIANENDFFMLTNGYALYKQVGHGQVAIFNEFPMDCDIFNQYEGFGNLCYFSPSAQPYPVPQRPRNLGILFGSDKANLYWDEPENMIGASSSAWQNWTYSVNCSLHGLLVTSISGVIGTHLTMSDLQSSQRYDVSVRACSPGGCSTSVSYEGSTLHIADEAPYIAAAAQYGIWKQDLDSNELLEALVTNIKDVKDIDWYNGTIYWSNSSGHINWVELADPSVSERVMTNPLSLKAESVAFDWLGHYLYWSCNSNQICRGSTSKQDVEVFLQADDTILSLVIDSLNAAIYWTTKLSVEGCRLDGGGYQLLDKMSVFSGREVAGITLDVMERNLYWLVKDGTLLHLYRANFSGDRMQEPKVVEYVKWTTSQILNHQVGYYSGRLVWLDENKQLRIQEVNQKNSVHMSSSNTLTAFTIVQKMLKPLPDGFLSSPVVIPPAVPKTSVHLEGNHTFFQILWDAINTDFGNAFYCVVSNGLSQNVKRLQNNYPSRYCHPANTISEPVINVTRFKPDTEFNVTITPFSYWGKGESTSTVLYTPGKGSSKQSDMTLVIVIIAVCVSIALIIIILSAVFWHRRQNKKDHGTSTQTGVHIHSDEELEYIRGLVGLGNACYAVSAIPAQREIESIPVFPRDCLKLQRLLGSGAFGEVYEAITVGSQLTAGVMPEMRVAVKTLRSGASEYEKVEFLKEAHLMSQFTHTNILRLLGVCLLNEPHYLILELMEGGDLRSYLRGARPTNRLLSGLSMPGL, from the exons ATGGTAAAGATTTGCAGAAAACGGAATGAAACTATTGGTTTAGAGACTCTTTTTGGACTTTTCTGTCTATTGATTTATCTCAAAGCTTCATTGTGTGACAAATGCCTTCTTGATGCCTCAGTGCAGCTCATG ACACCGAAAAGTGATTACGGAGAGTTCAAGAATGACACTTGCCAAA AGGATTTGTGTAAGATCACAGCACCGTATGCATCTTGGATTGGATCTCACAGTATTACTTTGACCTGGAAAGCTCAGAATCAATCGGATGTTGTGTATATTCCTCAATGGACAAGCCCGATTCTGTCTGGAGTTTGGGCACAAGCAGAG AACGTTACAGAATCAACATACACTGTTGAACAGCTTGAACCTTTCACCTGTTACAAATTCAGGGTCTGGGCAGTGAAAGCAGAAGAGTACATTCGTTCACCAGAAAGCCCTTGGTATCAAACCGAACCATTTGGAT TGCCATCTAGCCCTTTTATTGACAGTGTTGAAAGCCTGTCTGGAGAGAGCGTGGACGTCCACTGGTCTCCACCTGAGAAACCAGGAGGACACATTTTAGGCTTTAACCTCAACCTCACAACCAACAAACACGTCATCAGTTTAGCAACCAGTGGAAATGTTTTCTTCACCACATTCTATCCTACGTCTCATAACACTACATACAG GATCTCTATAGCTGCTGTTAACAGGGAAGGTCAAGGATCTGTAGCTGAAGCCAGTATAACAACACCAGAACGAGCTG AGCAGGATGGAGGACGTTGGGTGTTTGCATCTAGATGGAACACATTaagaaaaagagaaaaggaTGCTGATTTCTTCACTACAGCTGAATGTCTCTCTGAAGGTCTAATAGAGAGCAACATTACAG GAGTGGCCATGCACTACAGTTCAAACAAGGTGTATTTTTCTGAAGGGACTCATATTTGGGTGAAAGGGGCAGAAAATCTCACTGACCACTCGGATCTTAAGCTTCTTCACTCTGCTCATCTAAAGGTCACAGCACTGACAATCGATTGGCTTTATCAGAGGATTTACTATGTTTCCAGCGGTAGG GTCTATTATTGTGGATTAGATGACTGTTCTGTGCCAGTCAGTGTAAATCTCACCTTATTCAGTGACCTTTTAAACATAATTGCAGATCCATATAATGG CTTTTTATTCTTGCTGATGCCCAACGGTATATTCCGCACCCCTCTTCACGGCCAACAAGATGAGTTAACACAAATTGTGAACACATCGACAAATGCTTTCTATGACTTGGTGGTCAGTTTCCCCAATAAGAGGCTGGTTTTTCACGACAGAAAGGATCAGATTCTCAAAGCCGTGTCTCTGGATGGCTTACACGCGGTTACACTGTACACAAGCGTTACGTTTGGAGCGACCAGTATTGCTAACGAGAACGATTTCTTCATGCTCACCAATGGATACGCACTTTACAAACAGGTTGGCCATGGTCAGGTGGCCATCTTTAATGAATTCCCTATGGACTGTGATATCTTCAATCAGTATGAAGGCTTTGGTAATCTCTGCTATTTTAGTCCATCTGCCCAGCCTTACCCTGTGCCACAAAGGCCAAGAAATCTCGGAATCCTGTTTGGATCAGATAAGGCCAATTTGTACTGGGATGAACCTGAAAATATGATCGGAGCGA GCTCATCCGCCTGGCAAAATTGGACTTATTCTGTAAACTGCTCATTGCATGGTCTGCTGGTGACCAGCATTAGTGGTGTAATTGGCACACATTTAACAATGTCAGATCTGCAAAGTTCACAGCGGTACGATGTTTCTGTCAGGGCTTGTTCTCCTGGTGGATGTTCTACATCTGTCTCATATGAAGGATCAACTCTTCACATTG CGGATGAGGCACCATATATAGCTGCTGCTGCTCAGTATGGCATCTGGAAGCAGGATTTGGATAGCAATGAACTTCTTGAAGCACTGGTGACTAATATTAAAGATGTTAAAG ACATTGACTGGTATAATGGAACAATCTACTGGAGCAACAGCTCAGGCCACATTAACTGGGTTGAACTAGCTGACCCGTCTGTGAGTGAGAGAGTCATGACAAATCCATTATCACTAAAGGCTGAATCTGTGGCGTTTGACTGGCTTGGCCACTATCTATACTGGAGCTGCAACTCAAATCAG ATATGCAGAGGGTCTACATCGAAACAGGATGTTGAGGTATTTCTCCAAGCAGATGATACGATTCTCAGTTTGGTCATCGATTCATTGAATGCTGCCATCTACTGGACCACTAAACTATCTGTGGAGGGTTGTAGATTGGATGGAGGTGGTTATCAACTTCTGGATAAAATGAGCGTGTTCTCTGGAAGAGAG GTTGCTGGAATCACTTTGGATGTGATGGAGAGAAATCTTTATTGGCTGGTGAAGGATGGTACACTGTTACATCTGTACAGAGCAAACTTTAGCGGAGACAG GATGCAAGAGCCTAAAGTGGTAGAATATGTTAAATGGACCACATCTCAAATCTTGAATCATCAAGTGGGCTACTACAGCGGACGACTTGTGTGGCTGGATGAGAATAAACAGTTGAGGATACAAGAGGTGAACCAAAAAAACAGTGTCCACATGTCTTCCAGTAACACACTGACAGCATTTACCATAGTACAGAAAATGCTCAAACCTCTGCCAG ATGGGTTCCTGTCTTCCCCTGTAGTTATTCCACCTGCAGTTCCCAAAACCTCTGTTCATCTTGAAGGCAATCACACATTTTTCCAGATACTCTGGGATGCCATTAATACTGACTTTGGGAATGCGTTTTATTGTGTGGTGTCTAATGGACTGTCACAAAATGTGAAACGACTTCAAAAT AACTACCCAAGCAGATATTGTCACCCTGCCAATACAATTTCTGAGCCAGTCATAAATGTGACCAGATTTAAGCCGGACACTGAATTTAACGTCACCATTACTCCCTTTTCATACTGGGGTAAAGGGGAATCAACAAGTACAGTTCTCTATACTCCAGGAAAGG GCTCTTCAAAACAATCTGACATGACGTTGGTTATTGTAATCATAGCAGTGTGTGTCAGTATTGCACTTATTATTATCATCCTGTCTGCAGTCT tttggcacagacgtcaaaaTAAAAAGGATCATGGGACATCTACACAAACCGGTGTGCATATCCACAGCGATGAGGAGTTGGAGTATATCCGAGGTTTGGTTGGTCTTGGGAACGCTTGCTATGCCGTCAG TGCCATACCCGCCCAAAGAGAGATCGAGTCCATCCCTGTGTTTCCCAGGGACTGTCTGAAGCTCCAGAGGTTGTTGGGAAGTGGAGCGTTTGGAGAGGTTTATGAAGCTATCACAGTTGGCAGCCAACTCACTGCTGGAGTCATGCCAGAGATGAGAGTGGCTGTTAAG ACGCTGCGCAGCGGTGCCAGTGAATATGAGAAAGTTGAATTCTTGAAGGAGGCTCATCTCATGAG cCAGTTTACTCATACTAACATCCTGCGTTTGCTTGGAGTCTGCCTGCTGAATGAACCTCATTACCTCATTCTGGAGCTGATGGAGGGAGGAGACCTCCGTTCCTACCTGAGGGGAGCTCGACCTACCAAT AGACTACTATCCGGGTTGTCCATGCCAGGGTTGTGA
- the ros1 gene encoding proto-oncogene tyrosine-protein kinase ROS isoform X7, which produces MVKICRKRNETIGLETLFGLFCLLIYLKASLCDKCLLDASVQLMTPKSDYGEFKNDTCQKDLCKITAPYASWIGSHSITLTWKAQNQSDVVYIPQWTSPILSGVWAQAENVTESTYTVEQLEPFTCYKFRVWAVKAEEYIRSPESPWYQTEPFGLPSSPFIDSVESLSGESVDVHWSPPEKPGGHILGFNLNLTTNKHVISLATSGNVFFTTFYPTSHNTTYRISIAAVNREGQGSVAEASITTPERAEQDGGRWVFASRWNTLRKREKDADFFTTAECLSEGLIESNITGVAMHYSSNKVYFSEGTHIWVKGAENLTDHSDLKLLHSAHLKVTALTIDWLYQRIYYVSSGRVYYCGLDDCSVPVSVNLTLFSDLLNIIADPYNGFLFLLMPNGIFRTPLHGQQDELTQIVNTSTNAFYDLVVSFPNKRLVFHDRKDQILKAVSLDGLHAVTLYTSVTFGATSIANENDFFMLTNGYALYKQVGHGQVAIFNEFPMDCDIFNQYEGFGNLCYFSPSAQPYPVPQRPRNLGILFGSDKANLYWDEPENMIGASSSAWQNWTYSVNCSLHGLLVTSISGVIGTHLTMSDLQSSQRYDVSVRACSPGGCSTSVSYEGSTLHIADEAPYIAAAAQYGIWKQDLDSNELLEALVTNIKDVKDIDWYNGTIYWSNSSGHINWVELADPSVSERVMTNPLSLKAESVAFDWLGHYLYWSCNSNQICRGSTSKQDVEVFLQADDTILSLVIDSLNAAIYWTTKLSVEGCRLDGGGYQLLDKMSVFSGREVAGITLDVMERNLYWLVKDGTLLHLYRANFSGDRMQEPKVVEYVKWTTSQILNHQVGYYSGRLVWLDENKQLRIQEVNQKNSVHMSSSNTLTAFTIVQKMLKPLPDGFLSSPVVIPPAVPKTSVHLEGNHTFFQILWDAINTDFGNAFYCVVSNGLSQNVKRLQNNYPSRYCHPANTISEPVINVTRFKPDTEFNVTITPFSYWGKGESTSTVLYTPGKGSSKQSDMTLVIVIIAVCVSIALIIIILSAVFWHRRQNKKDHGTSTQTGVHIHSDEELEYIRGLVGLGNACYAVSAIPAQREIESIPVFPRDCLKLQRLLGSGAFGEVYEAITVGSQLTAGVMPEMRVAVKTLRSGASEYEKVEFLKEAHLMSQFTHTNILRLLGVCLLNEPHYLILELMEGGDLRSYLRGARPTNNHRELLNLTSLLDISLDASKGCAYLERKRFVHRDYYPGCPCQGCDSCIFHRVKLSGRARG; this is translated from the exons ATGGTAAAGATTTGCAGAAAACGGAATGAAACTATTGGTTTAGAGACTCTTTTTGGACTTTTCTGTCTATTGATTTATCTCAAAGCTTCATTGTGTGACAAATGCCTTCTTGATGCCTCAGTGCAGCTCATG ACACCGAAAAGTGATTACGGAGAGTTCAAGAATGACACTTGCCAAA AGGATTTGTGTAAGATCACAGCACCGTATGCATCTTGGATTGGATCTCACAGTATTACTTTGACCTGGAAAGCTCAGAATCAATCGGATGTTGTGTATATTCCTCAATGGACAAGCCCGATTCTGTCTGGAGTTTGGGCACAAGCAGAG AACGTTACAGAATCAACATACACTGTTGAACAGCTTGAACCTTTCACCTGTTACAAATTCAGGGTCTGGGCAGTGAAAGCAGAAGAGTACATTCGTTCACCAGAAAGCCCTTGGTATCAAACCGAACCATTTGGAT TGCCATCTAGCCCTTTTATTGACAGTGTTGAAAGCCTGTCTGGAGAGAGCGTGGACGTCCACTGGTCTCCACCTGAGAAACCAGGAGGACACATTTTAGGCTTTAACCTCAACCTCACAACCAACAAACACGTCATCAGTTTAGCAACCAGTGGAAATGTTTTCTTCACCACATTCTATCCTACGTCTCATAACACTACATACAG GATCTCTATAGCTGCTGTTAACAGGGAAGGTCAAGGATCTGTAGCTGAAGCCAGTATAACAACACCAGAACGAGCTG AGCAGGATGGAGGACGTTGGGTGTTTGCATCTAGATGGAACACATTaagaaaaagagaaaaggaTGCTGATTTCTTCACTACAGCTGAATGTCTCTCTGAAGGTCTAATAGAGAGCAACATTACAG GAGTGGCCATGCACTACAGTTCAAACAAGGTGTATTTTTCTGAAGGGACTCATATTTGGGTGAAAGGGGCAGAAAATCTCACTGACCACTCGGATCTTAAGCTTCTTCACTCTGCTCATCTAAAGGTCACAGCACTGACAATCGATTGGCTTTATCAGAGGATTTACTATGTTTCCAGCGGTAGG GTCTATTATTGTGGATTAGATGACTGTTCTGTGCCAGTCAGTGTAAATCTCACCTTATTCAGTGACCTTTTAAACATAATTGCAGATCCATATAATGG CTTTTTATTCTTGCTGATGCCCAACGGTATATTCCGCACCCCTCTTCACGGCCAACAAGATGAGTTAACACAAATTGTGAACACATCGACAAATGCTTTCTATGACTTGGTGGTCAGTTTCCCCAATAAGAGGCTGGTTTTTCACGACAGAAAGGATCAGATTCTCAAAGCCGTGTCTCTGGATGGCTTACACGCGGTTACACTGTACACAAGCGTTACGTTTGGAGCGACCAGTATTGCTAACGAGAACGATTTCTTCATGCTCACCAATGGATACGCACTTTACAAACAGGTTGGCCATGGTCAGGTGGCCATCTTTAATGAATTCCCTATGGACTGTGATATCTTCAATCAGTATGAAGGCTTTGGTAATCTCTGCTATTTTAGTCCATCTGCCCAGCCTTACCCTGTGCCACAAAGGCCAAGAAATCTCGGAATCCTGTTTGGATCAGATAAGGCCAATTTGTACTGGGATGAACCTGAAAATATGATCGGAGCGA GCTCATCCGCCTGGCAAAATTGGACTTATTCTGTAAACTGCTCATTGCATGGTCTGCTGGTGACCAGCATTAGTGGTGTAATTGGCACACATTTAACAATGTCAGATCTGCAAAGTTCACAGCGGTACGATGTTTCTGTCAGGGCTTGTTCTCCTGGTGGATGTTCTACATCTGTCTCATATGAAGGATCAACTCTTCACATTG CGGATGAGGCACCATATATAGCTGCTGCTGCTCAGTATGGCATCTGGAAGCAGGATTTGGATAGCAATGAACTTCTTGAAGCACTGGTGACTAATATTAAAGATGTTAAAG ACATTGACTGGTATAATGGAACAATCTACTGGAGCAACAGCTCAGGCCACATTAACTGGGTTGAACTAGCTGACCCGTCTGTGAGTGAGAGAGTCATGACAAATCCATTATCACTAAAGGCTGAATCTGTGGCGTTTGACTGGCTTGGCCACTATCTATACTGGAGCTGCAACTCAAATCAG ATATGCAGAGGGTCTACATCGAAACAGGATGTTGAGGTATTTCTCCAAGCAGATGATACGATTCTCAGTTTGGTCATCGATTCATTGAATGCTGCCATCTACTGGACCACTAAACTATCTGTGGAGGGTTGTAGATTGGATGGAGGTGGTTATCAACTTCTGGATAAAATGAGCGTGTTCTCTGGAAGAGAG GTTGCTGGAATCACTTTGGATGTGATGGAGAGAAATCTTTATTGGCTGGTGAAGGATGGTACACTGTTACATCTGTACAGAGCAAACTTTAGCGGAGACAG GATGCAAGAGCCTAAAGTGGTAGAATATGTTAAATGGACCACATCTCAAATCTTGAATCATCAAGTGGGCTACTACAGCGGACGACTTGTGTGGCTGGATGAGAATAAACAGTTGAGGATACAAGAGGTGAACCAAAAAAACAGTGTCCACATGTCTTCCAGTAACACACTGACAGCATTTACCATAGTACAGAAAATGCTCAAACCTCTGCCAG ATGGGTTCCTGTCTTCCCCTGTAGTTATTCCACCTGCAGTTCCCAAAACCTCTGTTCATCTTGAAGGCAATCACACATTTTTCCAGATACTCTGGGATGCCATTAATACTGACTTTGGGAATGCGTTTTATTGTGTGGTGTCTAATGGACTGTCACAAAATGTGAAACGACTTCAAAAT AACTACCCAAGCAGATATTGTCACCCTGCCAATACAATTTCTGAGCCAGTCATAAATGTGACCAGATTTAAGCCGGACACTGAATTTAACGTCACCATTACTCCCTTTTCATACTGGGGTAAAGGGGAATCAACAAGTACAGTTCTCTATACTCCAGGAAAGG GCTCTTCAAAACAATCTGACATGACGTTGGTTATTGTAATCATAGCAGTGTGTGTCAGTATTGCACTTATTATTATCATCCTGTCTGCAGTCT tttggcacagacgtcaaaaTAAAAAGGATCATGGGACATCTACACAAACCGGTGTGCATATCCACAGCGATGAGGAGTTGGAGTATATCCGAGGTTTGGTTGGTCTTGGGAACGCTTGCTATGCCGTCAG TGCCATACCCGCCCAAAGAGAGATCGAGTCCATCCCTGTGTTTCCCAGGGACTGTCTGAAGCTCCAGAGGTTGTTGGGAAGTGGAGCGTTTGGAGAGGTTTATGAAGCTATCACAGTTGGCAGCCAACTCACTGCTGGAGTCATGCCAGAGATGAGAGTGGCTGTTAAG ACGCTGCGCAGCGGTGCCAGTGAATATGAGAAAGTTGAATTCTTGAAGGAGGCTCATCTCATGAG cCAGTTTACTCATACTAACATCCTGCGTTTGCTTGGAGTCTGCCTGCTGAATGAACCTCATTACCTCATTCTGGAGCTGATGGAGGGAGGAGACCTCCGTTCCTACCTGAGGGGAGCTCGACCTACCAAT AACCACAGAGAGCTACTAAATCTAACCAGCCTTCTGGACATCAGTTTGGATGCCTCCAAAGGGTGTGCTTATTTAGAAAGGAAGCGCTTTGTTCATAG AGACTACTATCCGGGTTGTCCATGCCAGGGTTGTGACTCTTGCATCTTTCACCGTGTGAAGTTGTCCGGCAGGGCCCGAGGGTGA